The Fibrobacter sp. UWR4 DNA window TTCAATATTAATCAAAGGATTTCTTTTTTCATGACCGCCAGAAGGCTTTTACGGAACTACCGGCCTAGCCGGTAGTTTTCAGTTATACAAAAAAGTCCAGTCAAATGACTGGACTTCTTTCAGTGGTCGATACAGAACTCGAATCTGTGACCTCTACCATGTCAAGGTAGCGCTCTAACCAACTGAGCTAATCGACCATTAAGGTAGCCCAATGATAGAAATGTTATAGGGCTTTGTCAAGGGTTTTTGAACTTTTTTGTTGAATCAGTCCCTTTCGTCGTCAGGAATCCAGTAACGTAGACGCCCTGTAACGTGGATGGGGGGCAAATTTTCGTCACAGGAGTCCTCTCGGCGACAGTCCACGAAGTATAAGTTTAAATCGGCCGTATAGAGGGAATCCTTGATAATTTCGTCAAAATGGATATAACTCTTGTGTGTACTGTCATTTACAAGAGGTGCTTCCGAATGACCATCTACGCGCATCCAGGTAATTTCCTGAAGGTGCCCGTTGATGTTGGCCCTGCTGACGGGTGTCATTTTTTTTGCGGTAACAGGACTCTGTACAAGAAGGGATAATTGGTCGCCTCTATCACTTTTGTCCAAGTCCGTCTGTAAATAGAAGTAGGAGTGGCTGTTGTTGACGTAGAAGGGCGGTTCTGCATCGTTCTTGGATAGTTCGATGGTGTAGGGACCTTCTCCGTTCACCTTGTATTTGATATAGCCACCGCCGTCAATTTCCCAACTGCTATTGATATCACTGCAGCCCATGAACATGATGCCGGCGATCATTGGAAGAGTTGTTTTGACAGTCCTGAACTTCATAACCCTAAACTAGAAATTATCTTTGGGTAGGACTCTTCTATGGCGGACAATTTCAACATCAGACGGATGGATGTGGTCACTCCTTGTGGGGTGGTTCATCTGGCTGCGTTCCCTAAAGGAGGGGATGGTATCCCGCCTCATCATGAGGTCATCTTTAGGATATTGTCCGACTATATAGGCGCCCCTGTAACTGCAGGGGACCTTCTTTCCGTAGAGGGCGAATCCGCGAGCGTTACCCCTAGACCGACATTCCCCAAACTGGATTTTGATGTCAACTGGACTCACTCAGGAAAGGAATGTGTGGTGGCTTATGGTCCCCGCGGCTCTCTGGTCCAAAACGTGGGGCTCCATCTTGGTGTTGATATGGAAGTCCATAATCCCAAACATTTGCGGGTTGCAAAACGCTTTTACGCCCCGGAGGAAAACGTCTGTCTGGAATCCTTGGATGAGGGCTTGCGTTCCCAGGAATTTTTCCGTCTGTGGTGCCGTAAGGAAGCTCTCTTTAAATGTGTGGGCGGATCGTTCTTTGAGGGGTCTGTAGGTCGGAACGTCCTGGTGAATCCTCTTTCTGACGGAAATCGTCTGGTCCATTTCGTGGACCTTCCATGGGATGGTCCTTCTAGCCTTTGTGTGGCTGTGTGTAAGGATTGAAAAAAGCCCTCGTATGTGAACGAGGGCTTTCGTAATGACTTGCCTTGAAATTAAGCGTTGCCGTCTACGGGACCGTCACCGAGGGAGTGTTCGCCTTCGGCAATAGGTGCGCCCGGCTGCTTGGGGGCTTCCAGGACGTACAGCGGCAGGCTGATCAGTTCTTCTCCATCCACAGAGAGGCGGATAATGTACTTGTCCGGACGCTGGATGGGGAGGCGCTGCAGGTTCAGGACCAAGTTCACTGCTGCGGTATCGAAACCCTGTGCAACCGGTTCCAGAGGAATCTTGGACTGCATGGGGGGGACGATGGGCTTGCCGACCACGTCTTCGAATACAAGGGACAGGTCGTGCTGGCCTGCTTCTGCACGCTGGTAGCGGATGCGGAATGCTGCAGAGCACTGAGGAATTGCCATGGGGAACTGCGGTGCAAAAATACGGTCAAATGCGCCCAGCATGTTCAGGCGGCCGCCCATGCCGTTTGCGGTTGCTGCGTCACAGATTGCTGCAATTTCAATATTCATTAATGGATCTCCCAGTTGTCGGCCACATACTTCATGAGGATGGGCCCGTTGTTATTAGACTTGTCGCCAGTTGCTCGGCCTAGCATGGATACAAGGACTTTTCCGTCGTTGTCCATTGCCAGGTTCGGACTGGAACCGCGTAAGTTGTATACTTTAGCATTGTAGAAAACTGCACTGAAGTATGGCAACTGGTTTTCTCCGTAGAAGGTCCATTTGTCGTCATTCAGTCTAAATACGTGGACTTGGGAGGTGCCGGGACGTCCTGCATCGTCAATTGCGACGTAGACTTTTTCGTTGCTTGCTACAAGACTAATATGGTAGGCGATATAGCCTTCATACAAGGGCTTGGAGAATGCGTTGCCAGTCTTTGTCCAGGAAATCTTTGTTCCACTTACAGTTCCCTTGTGGACGTAGGGACCGTAACTTTCCACATCTCTATTCAGGAAGCCCATATAGAATGTGCTAGAATTTGCAACGGCAAGGTTGATTCCATTTACATTCTTGGCGAAATTTTCATTTGAACTTTGCTGGGTGTAGGTGCTGTTGAGCAATGCGCTGGAGGCGTTATACTCGGATGTGGTATCCACAGCGACGACAACCAAATTTCCATTGGGCATGAACTCTGCAGCGATTTCGCGGAATTTCATAGACCTTTTATCTTTCTGTATAGACAGGATGTTCTTGCTTGACCAACTGGTCCCGCTAAGAGTTGCCAGATAGTTCAGCTTATCGGATTTCTTCACGTATACAACGATAGGAGCCTTCGTAGATGGATTACAAAGCAGCTTGGGACTTGTGACGGAGGAAATGGATGTTGCATTACCGAAGTCGGAGGTTGCCTTTGCGGATTTGTAAACACTGAACTTATTGGAGGTTTCAAGAACACCGACGTATAGATCTGTTCCGTCCGTAGCCATCTTGATGGTTGTAATGGAATCTGTGGTGGTTGCGGAGGCAACGGGAGCCAGTGTGCCGTCCTTCAAGGTGCCGACCTTCACGGTGTTCTTGTCAGAGAGGTACGCAACCACAGGGATGTTGTTCACCATGGTTAGAACAGGAGCGGTATTCATCTTGGAAACGGCAAGAACCGTGTCTTTACCCATGTTTCTCCAGGCCTTCTTGAAGTAGACCGTATGGCTTACCGTTTCAGCCTGGTGTCTAGCCTTGAAGGCTGCGGTGGTGGGGTTCATGGTACTGTCATAGTAGTCCAAGGTGATGGTCATGGAACCTTCACTGGTGCTTCTGATAAAGGCTGCGTTGAATTCGTATTTGCTTGTGTCCAGGGTGCCGTCAGGTTCTCCTCGGTAGAAACTGTTGCTCTTATCGCCGAGGTTGCTGAATTTCCAGTTAAAGGTCTGGCTGTTCTTGTTGCCCAGTTCGCCCAGTTTGGAATTCATTCCACCCCATTTGTCTGTGTAGAAGTAGATGGCCTGGTTATCGACTGCATCATCACCGCTCCACGGATAAACTGTATCGGCGGCGGTAATGACACCTACAGGGTGCTGCTTCATGATACGTATGGTCGTAGTGTCGCTGAAGGTTGCCTTGGTGCTGGCTTCCTCTGCAGAAACGATACAGTACATGTCCACACCCTTTTCTGAGTAGGATGAATCTTTGGGAACAGCGAAGGACTTGTTGTTCTTTTCGTAATCGTATTTGGTTATGGACTTCTCAAGAGAACTTCCATCCTTGATGGATTTACATTCCCAGGTGAACCAGTTGATGCCTTGCCATACATCGTTCACCTTTGCGTTTAATGAGAATCCATCGCCAATATTGAGAGTAAGCTGTTCGTCTGTCACCCAGATCTTGGGCTGGTCGGTGGAGAACTTCAGGGTCATGGTATCGGTAGCTACGTTACCGTCGTTGTCAGTTGCGCGGGCGACGCAGTAGTAGAAGGCTTCCGGAGCGGGGGCTTTCCATACGGTATCATAGGCGGCGACAGTCTTCCAGTTTACTGCAATCTGTTCAGGAGTGCCGCAGCTCCATTCTCGCTTGACAATGGATCCCGGATCGGAAGGAACTCTGTTGTCGTCAGTTGCTGTTGCCCCTAACTGGATGTTGTAACCTTCGCGGATGGTCAGGCTTTCATTGTTGACCGTTACGGTGGGCGGTGCAAGAATGATATTGATGGAAACGGTGTCCTTGGCCGTGTTTCCGTCATCATCGGTGACTCGGATGACGCACTTGTAATTGTCCTGTGCCGTGGATGGCATGCGTAGTTTGGCGTAGGAACTGGATGTGCTGGTAACATTCATACCGATGTTGACAGATCCTGCTGAGCCGCAGCCCCATTCATATTTCACCAGCGTGCCTAAGGAGTCCTTGGCGATGGCGTTAACTTCGATAGTATCGTTGATGGTGACGGTCTCGTAAACTTCCGGAAGCATGGCTGTTACTGAGGGACGGCCGACTACGATCTTGTAGGTGGCGGTGTCGCGAGCTTCGTTTCCGTCATCATCCTTGACCATGACGACGCAGTAGTACTTGTCCATGTCGTTGGACGGCATCTTGACGGATGTTTCTGCACCGGGCATTACGGTCCAGCTAGGATCGGAAAGTTCTCCCAGATTATCGCTGCAAGCGACGTTGTATTCTACAATGGAACCGAGTTCGTCGTTGGCGATTGCCTTGATGGGGGTAACTGCATTGATCTTTACGGTGGCGGACTTCGTTGCCAGGGTGACGGTGGGAAGGTCGAGCAATGTCTTGAACACGAGAGTGTCCGGTTCACTTTCTTCGCCATCATCGTCCATTGCCTTGAAGTAGCAGGTGTAGCTATCTGTTTCTGTACCCGGCAGTGTGATGGTAACACTTTCGGTAATGCTTGCGGCTGGAGTTTCGATAGCCTTTTCCTGGTCCGGATCCAGGATGGGGGTCACGCCCTTCTGGGCGTTGAAGCAATTCCACTTGAGCTTGTTGACGGTGCCAAACTTATCGTTTGCGGTTACCTGAATATCAACTTTGCTATGGATCTTGTAGCCCTTGCTACTGGGATCCTTGACGATTGCGCTTACGGAAGGAGGATCGCTAATTACTGCCACGATGACAGTGTCTGCGCCCTTCTTATCGGGTTCTACAACGTCAGTCACGCTAGCGATAACCTTGTAGGTTCCTGCCTTGCTGAAGGCGAGCGTGCCGTTTTCTTCGTTAGTGGGGCAGGTGTAACCGCTGGAAATATTTTCGCCACATGTCCAGCTGATCGTAAAGTCGTTGCCGCCTTGACCCTTGACTGCCTTTACCTTGAAATCAATGGGGTCGTTGACTGTGACGGTGGCCTTGAAACCTGGTTCCGTGAACATGATTACAGGGTTCAGACCGAGAACGCCGAACTTGACCTGGCGTTCCAGAAGAACTCCGTTTTCTTCGTAGGTGGCGGTCATCAGGTAGTCCACATCCGGCTTGGCGGTGGGGATGTCGTCAAATGTGATGGTGAGGGTCGCCTTGCCGTTTTCATCGGCGTTGGTCTTCTTGGTCTTTGTCACGATCTTGTCGCCATCCTGTTCTTCCCAGGTCCA harbors:
- a CDS encoding 4'-phosphopantetheinyl transferase superfamily protein — protein: MADNFNIRRMDVVTPCGVVHLAAFPKGGDGIPPHHEVIFRILSDYIGAPVTAGDLLSVEGESASVTPRPTFPKLDFDVNWTHSGKECVVAYGPRGSLVQNVGLHLGVDMEVHNPKHLRVAKRFYAPEENVCLESLDEGLRSQEFFRLWCRKEALFKCVGGSFFEGSVGRNVLVNPLSDGNRLVHFVDLPWDGPSSLCVAVCKD